The genome window CAGCCCCAAACGAAGTCTAAGGCGAGGTTGAGGTTTTCTAAGTTATTAGACTTAGCAGAAACACCTAACCACCATGCATCACGGTCAGCAGTAGCAGTGATTACTGGACCAACAGTTGAGTTAACGTCAGCATTGCGGCCGATTGCGCCGTAAGTGATGTAAGGAACGATAGTAACAGGTTCGAAGTTCAAACCAGCGATGATTGTGAATACATCGTATTTAGTGTTGCTTGTAGGTGTAGTTCTTGGAGAGTAGTTTTCAGTGTCAGCTGCACGAGCCCAAGCTGCTACTACGTTGAACTGATCTGTGAAAGCGTAGTTAGCTACGATAGCTGCTACGTCATCATCAAGAACAGGGTTGTTGTTAGCAAGGGAAGGAAGTGCCAAACCCTGGATACCCATACGCAACTGGAGTTCAGTATGAGGAACCTGGTAGTCAAGGTAGAGACGTTTGGTCTCAACGTTAACGCCGTCAGCGCCGATTGCGCCGCCGCTTCCGCGACCTACTGTAGCTGGGTCACCCCAAGTGATAGTACCAACTTCAAGGTAGTAAACACCTTTCAGTGATTCGTTAGCAATGATGTCGATTTTGGTACGCAGACGCTGGATAGCGTTGAAGTAGTCACCGTTGTTAGAAGCTTTTGGATCAGGGTTGTCCAGCCACTGGAAAGCCATGTCGAGTGTACCGGAAGCCTTAAATTCGGTAGCTGA of Halodesulfovibrio sp. contains these proteins:
- a CDS encoding outer membrane homotrimeric porin, with product MKRIIILMLACTMVLGAVVTSSATEFKASGTLDMAFQWLDNPDPKASNNGDYFNAIQRLRTKIDIIANESLKGVYYLEVGTITWGDPATVGRGSGGAIGADGVNVETKRLYLDYQVPHTELQLRMGIQGLALPSLANNNPVLDDDVAAIVANYAFTDQFNVVAAWARAADTENYSPRTTPTSNTKYDVFTIIAGLNFEPVTIVPYITYGAIGRNADVNSTVGPVITATADRDAWWLGVSAKSNNLENLNLALDFVWGWSDGSDMAVGAANPNSRDQSGFYVLLHGDYKLETWTPTLDLWYSSGDDDSLTGDGELMPEISAGGLALTNLGTDGGFFDTTDNAFTTSGIGTMGVVLGATDISFIENVTHDFKVAWMQGTSDYSGSSLVNTFPTDEDRAWEFNFDTNWQMYENLAAIVELGYLNPDYKSVSGEEAVFKAAIGFQYSY